Proteins encoded within one genomic window of uncultured Desulfobacter sp.:
- a CDS encoding IS1634 family transposase: protein MEQFEAQFNQVDVLPMVKHYMDELHLFNLFTKYVPGAPNSLAEHAESLCVLTANIICENKPLYKIQDWLAKYSDDLAAEPVEAKLFNDDRLARSLSALFEADRHSLMTEASANAIATHDLLTDEVHNDSTTVTFIGKYDNPDPQAVKLKHGHNKDFRPDCKQVVFGLNITSDGHVPLSYELFDGNTCDDVTHIPNWNGLRALLGKEQFIYVADCKLCGQDNLDHIDKNGGLFITIVPKGRKEVKLFYQYLKKNDAEWKHVFVTESSRKKNKLNTYKTYEAEPTQKGYRIIFVHSSAKQDDDKGRRQKKIDKAVSQLEELVPKLNAYHLKTKKEIKTAVDSICKSVQDFIDVKIITERKQVRVKLSPGRPSRRKSEYKNKWAYSHSIEWKLNEKALLEASRTDGIFPLITNTSLEAGDVLKRYKNQPFLEKRMYTKKTVLEVAPVFLKKEKRIEAMLFLYFIALMIVSLIERKIRMNMAKEEIEQLPILPQKMNTKKPTWSNIRYYFRNIHYSKINKNGICIQSAVKGLNSLHEQVCSLLEIPSEVYNTLHGRWWQFRAT, encoded by the coding sequence ATGGAACAATTTGAAGCACAGTTCAACCAGGTTGATGTTCTGCCAATGGTCAAGCATTATATGGATGAACTTCATCTGTTCAATCTTTTTACCAAGTATGTCCCCGGGGCACCTAACAGCCTGGCTGAACATGCAGAAAGCCTATGTGTCCTTACGGCAAATATCATTTGTGAAAATAAGCCATTATATAAAATTCAGGATTGGTTGGCCAAGTACTCCGACGATCTTGCTGCAGAACCGGTTGAAGCAAAGCTGTTCAATGATGACCGGTTAGCCAGATCCCTTTCTGCCCTTTTCGAGGCAGACCGCCATTCGCTTATGACAGAGGCCTCGGCTAACGCAATTGCGACCCATGATCTGCTGACCGATGAAGTCCACAATGACAGCACCACAGTGACCTTCATCGGTAAATATGACAACCCCGATCCTCAGGCCGTCAAACTCAAACACGGCCACAACAAAGATTTCAGACCTGATTGCAAACAGGTCGTATTTGGCCTGAATATCACTTCCGACGGCCATGTGCCGTTAAGTTATGAACTTTTTGATGGCAACACTTGCGACGATGTCACCCATATTCCAAACTGGAATGGCCTACGCGCACTATTGGGTAAGGAACAGTTTATTTACGTAGCCGACTGTAAGCTTTGCGGCCAGGACAACTTGGATCACATCGACAAAAACGGCGGGTTATTCATCACTATTGTCCCAAAGGGCCGTAAAGAGGTGAAACTATTTTACCAGTATTTGAAAAAAAATGATGCTGAATGGAAACATGTTTTTGTTACCGAAAGTTCACGCAAAAAAAATAAGCTCAACACCTACAAAACCTATGAGGCAGAACCAACGCAAAAAGGTTACCGCATTATTTTTGTACATAGCAGCGCAAAACAAGACGATGACAAAGGTCGCCGGCAAAAGAAGATAGATAAAGCTGTTTCACAATTGGAGGAGTTAGTACCCAAGCTAAACGCGTATCATCTAAAAACCAAGAAGGAAATTAAAACAGCAGTTGATAGCATTTGCAAAAGTGTCCAAGACTTTATTGATGTAAAAATTATCACCGAACGTAAACAAGTCAGAGTGAAATTGTCACCTGGCCGTCCTTCTCGAAGGAAAAGCGAATACAAAAATAAATGGGCATATTCTCATAGTATTGAATGGAAGCTTAATGAAAAAGCCCTTTTAGAAGCGTCGAGGACTGATGGAATTTTCCCCCTGATTACCAACACTTCCTTAGAGGCTGGCGATGTTTTGAAAAGATACAAAAACCAACCCTTTCTTGAAAAACGCATGTATACCAAAAAGACGGTTTTGGAAGTAGCCCCGGTTTTTCTTAAGAAAGAAAAACGGATCGAGGCCATGCTTTTTTTGTATTTTATAGCCTTGATGATTGTGTCTCTTATCGAACGTAAAATCCGCATGAACATGGCCAAAGAGGAGATAGAACAGCTTCCAATTTTACCTCAGAAAATGAATACAAAAAAGCCGACCTGGAGCAACATCCGTTACTACTTTCGAAATATCCATTACTCAAAAATAAACAAAAACGGAATTTGCATTCAATCAGCGGTAAAAGGTCTCAACTCTCTGCATGAGCAGGTTTGTTCACTTTTAGAAATTCCCAGTGAGGTGTACAATACCCTCCATGGCCGCTGGTGGCAGTTCCGGGCTACTTGA
- a CDS encoding transposase translates to MKVNIKSLIDDVQCYETVRDLRWPEIRECPFCNSIRTIKKGYDDKDSAKQRYKCKDCGRRFDDLTGTIFSGHHQPLKVWILCLYFMGLNLSNNQISKELGLNRGDVHNMAAQLREGVVKKNHR, encoded by the coding sequence ATGAAGGTAAATATAAAGAGCCTGATAGATGATGTACAATGCTATGAAACCGTTCGTGACCTACGTTGGCCAGAAATACGAGAATGCCCTTTTTGTAATTCCATACGCACAATCAAAAAAGGTTACGATGATAAGGACTCCGCCAAACAACGCTATAAATGCAAAGATTGCGGAAGACGCTTTGATGATCTCACTGGAACCATTTTTTCTGGACATCACCAACCCCTCAAAGTGTGGATATTGTGTCTCTATTTCATGGGGTTGAATTTGTCCAACAACCAGATTTCTAAAGAATTGGGGCTTAATCGTGGAGATGTTCACAACATGGCTGCTCAGCTACGCGAAGGCGTGGTAAAAAAAAACCACAGATAA
- a CDS encoding IS1595 family transposase, translating into MYIVAGHKGNPAAVLKKGRDGRRNRLRGARGRGTLEKEKPPIFGMIQRCGQVVIQMLPDVRQTTIKPLIKATIQSGTLVYTDEYAIYNRLDEWGYDHESVNHGAGEYARDDDGDGFCEIHVNTMEGFWSLLRSWIRPHRGISQEKLPFYLGFFEFVHNAGKRGKSLLHSLIEVMIK; encoded by the coding sequence GTGTATATCGTTGCAGGGCACAAAGGCAACCCCGCGGCTGTATTAAAAAAAGGAAGAGACGGTCGGCGTAACCGATTAAGGGGTGCCAGGGGCCGTGGTACGTTAGAGAAAGAGAAACCACCCATTTTCGGGATGATACAACGGTGCGGACAGGTTGTGATTCAAATGCTGCCCGATGTCCGGCAGACCACCATTAAGCCTTTGATAAAGGCCACTATACAGTCTGGAACATTGGTCTATACCGATGAATATGCCATTTATAACAGGTTGGATGAGTGGGGTTACGACCATGAAAGCGTGAATCATGGGGCCGGTGAATATGCCAGAGACGACGATGGAGACGGATTTTGTGAAATCCACGTGAATACAATGGAAGGCTTCTGGTCATTACTCCGAAGTTGGATTCGCCCACATAGGGGGATCTCACAGGAGAAACTACCTTTTTACCTCGGTTTTTTTGAATTCGTTCATAATGCTGGTAAACGTGGAAAATCCTTGCTTCACTCACTCATTGAGGTGATGATTAAGTGA
- a CDS encoding PAS domain S-box protein — translation MELNVLIGAAVAHKGSESTDIVSSVMDITEQHEKEAWYRLLFEKAHDGLLLMDEHHFVDCNASALRAYRVARERIIGASPFDFSPEKQPDGTESKQAGLQRINSALAGEPQVFEWRHLRGDGVPIDAEISLNCIQRGGKQYLLTTNRDITERNQMLKALHESEEYLTSIFRTVRTGIGVVADRSLETVNDRFCEIFGYAREELVGDLTRKLYVSEEEFQRCGKAIYGQLDENGNSITL, via the coding sequence TTGGAACTGAACGTTCTGATCGGTGCGGCAGTTGCACACAAAGGTTCGGAGTCCACGGACATCGTGTCGTCGGTCATGGATATTACTGAGCAACACGAAAAAGAAGCTTGGTACCGGCTTCTGTTCGAGAAAGCGCATGATGGTCTACTCCTCATGGACGAGCATCACTTCGTAGACTGTAACGCCAGTGCGCTCAGGGCATACCGTGTGGCGCGTGAGCGGATTATCGGTGCTTCGCCGTTTGATTTTTCACCGGAGAAGCAACCCGATGGCACCGAATCCAAACAGGCCGGCCTGCAACGTATCAACTCCGCGCTTGCCGGGGAGCCCCAGGTTTTCGAATGGCGTCATCTGCGTGGGGATGGTGTACCAATTGACGCTGAAATCAGCCTGAATTGCATCCAGCGGGGAGGCAAGCAGTACCTTCTGACCACGAATCGGGATATCACGGAACGCAATCAGATGCTAAAGGCCCTCCATGAAAGTGAGGAATACCTGACGAGCATCTTCCGTACCGTGCGGACCGGAATCGGTGTCGTGGCCGACCGGTCGTTGGAAACCGTCAATGACCGATTCTGCGAAATCTTCGGGTACGCCCGCGAAGAGCTTGTGGGAGATCTAACCAGAAAACTTTATGTTTCTGAAGAAGAGTTCCAGCGCTGCGGGAAAGCGATATACGGCCAGCTGGACGAAAATGGTAATTCAATCACACTTTAA